In Kushneria marisflavi, the following are encoded in one genomic region:
- the dusB gene encoding tRNA dihydrouridine synthase DusB: MVSGLPCIGPHRLAGRVILAPMAGITDRPFRQLCRKLGAGLVVSEMVTADKRLWHTPKSRLRLDHTGEPGPRSVQIAGGDAAMLVDAARVNADNGAEIIDINMGCPAKKVCNKAAGSALMRDESLVAEILERVVNAVEIPVTLKIRTGWCDQTRNALTIARMAESAGIAALSVHGRTREQRYHGLAEYDTIARIKSELTIPVFANGDIDGPEKARHVLDYTGADAVMVGRAAQGNPWIFREIEHYLESGNFLSPPTAAERSEVMTDHLEALYVLYGEHMGVRIARKHIGWYLACAEDGEQWRRAFNTLEQCDEQQRYLKELFAENSPFAHIDGTRAA, translated from the coding sequence ATGGTTAGCGGACTGCCCTGTATCGGCCCTCACCGGCTGGCCGGGCGCGTTATTCTTGCGCCCATGGCGGGAATCACCGATCGCCCCTTTCGCCAGCTCTGCAGAAAGCTGGGTGCCGGACTGGTGGTTTCCGAGATGGTCACGGCCGACAAGCGTCTATGGCACACGCCCAAATCACGCCTGCGACTGGATCACACCGGCGAGCCCGGCCCCCGCTCGGTGCAGATCGCCGGCGGCGATGCCGCCATGCTGGTAGATGCTGCTCGCGTCAACGCTGATAACGGCGCCGAGATCATCGACATCAACATGGGGTGTCCAGCCAAGAAGGTCTGCAACAAGGCCGCAGGTTCAGCCCTGATGCGCGATGAGTCACTGGTGGCCGAAATACTTGAGCGCGTAGTGAATGCCGTCGAGATTCCGGTGACGCTCAAGATTCGTACCGGCTGGTGTGATCAGACCCGCAATGCACTGACTATTGCGCGCATGGCAGAATCTGCCGGTATCGCCGCACTGAGCGTCCATGGACGCACTCGCGAGCAGCGCTACCATGGGCTGGCCGAGTACGACACCATCGCTCGGATCAAGTCCGAGCTGACCATACCGGTGTTTGCCAATGGCGACATCGACGGACCCGAGAAGGCCCGACACGTACTCGACTATACCGGCGCCGATGCTGTCATGGTGGGTCGCGCGGCACAGGGTAACCCCTGGATCTTTCGCGAGATCGAACACTACCTTGAAAGCGGCAATTTTTTGAGCCCGCCCACCGCCGCCGAGCGTTCCGAGGTCATGACCGACCACCTCGAAGCCCTTTATGTACTGTACGGTGAGCACATGGGCGTGCGCATTGCACGCAAGCATATCGGGTGGTATCTCGCCTGCGCCGAGGATGGCGAACAATGGCGTCGCGCATTCAATACCCTCGAACAGTGCGATGAACAGCAGCGCTACCTGAAAGAGCTTTTTGCCGAAAATTCTCCGTTCGCCCATATAGATGGAACGCGTGCCGCATGA
- the accB gene encoding acetyl-CoA carboxylase biotin carboxyl carrier protein — protein MDIRKVKKLIELLEESNISEIEIQEGEESVRISRNLPGQQGQVMMPQAPMGYYPQTQAQPQQSTGGAPAAAEESAPAVPSGHQVLSPMVGTFYRAPAPGAKSFVEVGQTVRKGDTICIVEAMKMMNQIEADKDGVIDAILVEDGEPVEFDQPMIIIA, from the coding sequence ATGGACATTCGCAAGGTCAAGAAGCTCATCGAGCTGCTGGAAGAATCCAACATCAGCGAAATCGAGATTCAGGAAGGCGAGGAGTCCGTCCGCATCAGCCGCAATCTGCCCGGCCAGCAGGGTCAGGTCATGATGCCGCAGGCACCGATGGGCTATTACCCGCAGACTCAGGCACAGCCGCAGCAGAGCACCGGCGGTGCACCGGCCGCGGCCGAAGAATCCGCACCGGCCGTGCCGAGCGGCCATCAGGTGCTTTCTCCGATGGTCGGCACCTTCTATCGCGCGCCGGCACCCGGTGCCAAGTCGTTCGTCGAAGTCGGCCAGACCGTCAGAAAGGGTGACACCATCTGCATCGTTGAAGCCATGAAGATGATGAACCAGATCGAAGCGGACAAGGACGGCGTGATCGATGCCATCCTTGTTGAAGATGGCGAGCCGGTCGAGTTCGACCAGCCCATGATCATCATTGCCTGA
- the dsbD gene encoding protein-disulfide reductase DsbD yields the protein MMSRALFLLLVILLSAVLSGAASANDIFSSVNDDVVVEGASRVDSAVTTSPWQTSKDNASSDGNFLPVDQAFTYKAWREGNTIKVGFESADAYYLYRHRFGLESDRADITLSAPDIPRGEAIHDEFLGDVEVFHHPLIMTAILKTPLPDEAAVPIRVHFQGCAEAGLCYSPETRHLQAAPGDTPERFIDAQGPDNSIPATDTVTPPSSDNATGAPLLPDQAGLLVMMGIFVLAGLGLAFTPCVLPMLPIVTTLVVGQNADKRRALALSSAYVAGMALTYAALGTLMGLFGAGLNLQARLQSPWILIPFAGLFVILALWLMGAWQLPTGGRFQQRINTWQDRLRHAGLSGAALAGALSTLIVSPCISAPLAGVLVYLSAGANPLTGMLALLALGVGMGLPLILVATLGAGWLPHSGPWMEGVRQLFAVALAGVALWLLDRLIPSTLSLGLWGGLMVLTSAGMGALSGSRLALWSRLRQALALMILFWGALCLIGAAMGHEDPWMPLASDGQASPSTSNIAAPEMTTVTTRQALDDLIRHADRPVMVDVYADWCISCRHFERDVLGDDDIRRQLQDLDLIRLDVTDNGPEVRALLKRYGLFGPPALLFFSGGQEMTDQRTQGEIERPRMRDLLKQVKENA from the coding sequence ATGATGTCGCGCGCCCTCTTTTTGTTACTCGTTATCCTGCTGAGCGCGGTCCTTTCAGGCGCGGCCTCTGCAAACGATATCTTTTCCAGCGTCAACGACGATGTGGTTGTTGAGGGCGCCAGCCGCGTCGATAGCGCCGTTACGACCTCTCCATGGCAAACCTCGAAGGACAATGCCTCCAGCGACGGCAACTTCCTGCCGGTTGATCAGGCATTTACCTACAAAGCATGGCGTGAAGGCAATACGATCAAGGTGGGATTTGAAAGTGCAGACGCTTACTACCTCTATCGTCACCGCTTCGGTCTTGAAAGTGACCGTGCCGACATCACCCTGAGTGCACCCGACATTCCTCGCGGGGAAGCCATTCACGATGAGTTTCTGGGCGATGTGGAAGTCTTTCATCATCCGCTGATCATGACGGCGATACTGAAAACGCCGCTGCCCGACGAGGCCGCGGTTCCGATCCGGGTTCATTTTCAGGGCTGCGCCGAGGCCGGCCTTTGCTATTCACCCGAGACACGCCATCTTCAGGCAGCGCCAGGCGATACGCCCGAGCGCTTCATTGATGCTCAGGGGCCGGATAATTCGATACCGGCGACCGATACTGTCACGCCGCCATCATCTGATAACGCTACCGGGGCGCCGCTACTGCCAGACCAGGCCGGCCTGCTGGTCATGATGGGAATCTTTGTTCTGGCGGGCCTGGGGCTTGCCTTCACGCCGTGTGTGCTTCCCATGCTGCCCATCGTGACCACCCTGGTGGTCGGCCAGAATGCCGACAAACGCCGGGCACTGGCATTGTCATCGGCCTATGTCGCCGGCATGGCGCTGACCTATGCCGCCCTGGGGACACTGATGGGTCTTTTCGGCGCCGGCCTCAACCTGCAGGCACGTTTGCAGTCGCCCTGGATTCTGATCCCCTTTGCCGGCCTGTTTGTCATATTGGCCCTGTGGCTAATGGGAGCTTGGCAGCTTCCGACTGGTGGGCGTTTTCAACAACGCATCAATACATGGCAGGATCGGCTGCGTCATGCAGGCCTGTCCGGTGCCGCACTGGCCGGAGCCCTGTCGACCCTGATCGTCTCGCCCTGCATTTCTGCTCCGCTGGCCGGCGTACTGGTGTATCTTTCCGCCGGCGCCAACCCGCTGACCGGCATGCTGGCTCTGCTGGCACTGGGGGTGGGCATGGGCCTCCCCCTGATTCTTGTCGCCACGCTGGGCGCCGGCTGGCTGCCACATAGCGGGCCCTGGATGGAAGGCGTTCGTCAGCTCTTTGCCGTGGCGCTGGCAGGCGTTGCCCTGTGGCTGCTTGACCGTCTGATCCCCTCAACCCTGTCGCTGGGGCTATGGGGCGGGCTTATGGTACTGACCAGTGCAGGCATGGGCGCCCTGTCGGGCAGCAGGCTGGCACTCTGGTCGCGTCTTCGTCAGGCACTGGCCCTGATGATTCTTTTCTGGGGGGCTTTATGCCTGATCGGTGCCGCCATGGGGCATGAGGATCCATGGATGCCGCTGGCCAGTGATGGGCAAGCCTCGCCGAGCACCAGCAATATTGCAGCCCCCGAGATGACTACGGTGACAACGCGTCAGGCCCTTGACGATTTAATCCGTCATGCGGATAGGCCGGTCATGGTGGATGTCTATGCTGACTGGTGTATCAGCTGTCGTCATTTTGAGCGTGACGTACTGGGAGACGACGATATACGCCGGCAGCTTCAGGACCTTGACCTGATTCGTCTGGATGTCACGGATAACGGCCCGGAAGTACGTGCGCTGCTCAAGCGTTATGGCCTTTTCGGCCCCCCGGCACTGCTGTTTTTCAGCGGCGGACAGGAAATGACCGATCAGCGTACTCAGGGTGAAATCGAGCGTCCCCGGATGCGCGATTTGCTCAAGCAGGTTAAAGAAAATGCCTGA
- a CDS encoding bifunctional protein-serine/threonine kinase/phosphatase, with product MSVQIPDNSRQLEAKGACAIIADSTWRNAIARQAGDISVRGFLADYYSTPDHWDIKTSATRVLRALNGWCYSQSRYVQGGSYISSLSAIIFRGRESFLFHMGDTLVFRLRGAEFEQISRDHVTDLGGYRYPSRALGMDNNIDIDHMTLPLKTGDVFLFTSQAVRGTLTPTDYVHAIRQQDDDLDAACERLAGMARERAGARGYGAEAFCFQLVKIEGLPSEEAGLPSQLPGQMPIPAELEAGDRIDGFLIESIISKTARAHVYGVRDETSLRRMVMKVPSPEMSSRNPYLEHFLLQQWIGERVRSPFVVRIVTPPRPRRHLYYLMRPVEGQPLDHWLEQHPEAGIEQRLDIARQLARAVHALHRRDILHQAIRPENIMIDEHDQVVLIDFGACARRLDDDNNAALALAREGRLGMHSAPEYALGLGVSRRSDQYSLASTTYWLLTGAMPYAAAPNTLKDEQALSTLTYRRASDINPQVPVALDNALQRALSPRRALRFRRLSELIQALRYATTFVDDEDDDASSLVPEPVPDMLPSRQKSLRVWQGIAAALLALLIAVMMIK from the coding sequence ATGTCGGTCCAGATCCCCGACAATTCGCGTCAGCTCGAGGCCAAGGGCGCCTGTGCCATTATCGCGGACTCTACCTGGCGCAATGCCATTGCCCGTCAGGCCGGCGACATTTCCGTGCGTGGTTTCCTGGCTGACTACTACTCCACACCTGATCACTGGGACATCAAGACGTCGGCCACGAGAGTGCTGCGAGCGCTTAACGGCTGGTGTTATAGCCAGAGTCGCTATGTTCAGGGTGGCAGTTATATCAGCTCGTTGTCTGCCATTATCTTTCGTGGCCGGGAAAGTTTTCTGTTTCACATGGGAGATACGCTTGTCTTTCGCCTGAGAGGTGCCGAGTTCGAGCAGATTTCACGTGATCACGTCACGGACCTGGGGGGGTATCGCTATCCCTCTCGTGCGCTGGGCATGGACAACAACATCGATATCGATCACATGACCCTGCCGCTCAAGACGGGTGATGTGTTTCTTTTTACCTCGCAGGCCGTACGCGGAACGCTGACGCCCACGGATTATGTGCATGCCATTCGTCAACAGGATGATGATTTGGATGCTGCCTGCGAGCGTCTGGCCGGCATGGCGCGCGAGCGTGCCGGCGCGCGAGGCTATGGTGCCGAAGCCTTCTGCTTTCAGCTGGTGAAAATTGAAGGGCTGCCCAGTGAGGAGGCGGGCTTGCCCTCTCAACTGCCCGGGCAGATGCCGATTCCTGCCGAGCTTGAAGCAGGAGATCGCATTGATGGATTTCTCATTGAGTCGATCATTTCAAAAACGGCGCGCGCCCACGTTTACGGCGTTCGGGATGAGACGTCGCTGCGGCGAATGGTGATGAAGGTCCCAAGTCCGGAGATGTCGTCCAGAAATCCGTATCTGGAGCATTTCCTGTTACAGCAATGGATTGGCGAGCGAGTGCGCTCGCCTTTTGTGGTACGTATCGTGACGCCACCGCGACCCCGGCGTCATCTTTACTACCTGATGCGACCGGTGGAAGGGCAGCCGCTGGATCACTGGCTGGAGCAGCATCCCGAGGCCGGGATCGAGCAACGACTGGATATCGCACGCCAGCTTGCTCGTGCCGTGCATGCCCTTCATCGTCGGGATATTCTTCATCAGGCCATTCGTCCTGAAAACATCATGATCGACGAGCATGATCAGGTCGTCCTGATCGATTTTGGGGCCTGTGCCCGTCGACTTGATGACGACAACAATGCTGCATTGGCGCTGGCGCGCGAAGGCAGGCTCGGCATGCATAGTGCGCCGGAGTATGCTCTTGGGCTGGGGGTCAGTCGCCGAAGCGATCAATATTCACTGGCCTCAACCACTTATTGGTTGTTGACGGGTGCCATGCCTTACGCGGCGGCACCGAATACGTTGAAAGATGAGCAGGCACTTTCAACGCTGACCTATCGTCGCGCTAGTGATATCAACCCGCAGGTGCCGGTGGCGCTGGACAATGCATTACAGCGTGCACTTTCACCGCGTAGAGCCCTGCGTTTCCGGCGTCTATCCGAACTGATTCAGGCGCTGCGCTATGCCACGACGTTTGTGGATGATGAAGACGATGATGCATCTTCTCTCGTGCCAGAACCGGTGCCCGATATGCTGCCCTCAAGGCAAAAATCCCTGAGGGTATGGCAGGGCATTGCCGCGGCACTGCTGGCGCTTTTGATTGCCGTCATGATGATCAAATAG
- a CDS encoding 6-phosphofructokinase — MTSSNAFYAQSGGVTAVINASACGVIETCRKHSDRIGTLYAGHNGIIGALTEDLIDTSLESDEAIAALRHTPGGAFGSCRYKLKDIETHRSQYERLIEVFKAHDIRYFFYNGGGDSADTCLKISRLSEQMGYPLQAIHVAKTVDNDLPITDNSPGFGSVAKYIATSTREAALDIASMCSTSTKVFILESMGRHAGWIAAAGALASETNDGPPHMILLPEVPFDRQRVMSHIDAAVKKHGYCVVVVSEGARYEDGTFLADAGNTDAFGHRQLGGVAPTLAGMVKQDLGYKYHWAVADYLQRAARHLASAVDVEQAYAVGQRAVECALEGKNAVMPAIQRDSEEPYRWSIIDAPLEQVANQEKFMPAEYIREDGFGINDAGRRYLRPLIQGEDFPPFENGLPKVASLRLERIAKKLPEYHL, encoded by the coding sequence ATGACCTCCAGTAACGCCTTTTACGCACAATCAGGTGGTGTGACGGCCGTGATCAATGCCAGTGCCTGCGGTGTTATCGAAACATGCCGCAAGCACAGCGATCGCATTGGCACACTCTATGCCGGACACAATGGCATTATCGGTGCATTGACCGAGGATCTGATTGATACCAGCCTGGAAAGTGACGAGGCCATTGCAGCACTGAGACATACCCCGGGCGGCGCCTTCGGCTCCTGTCGCTACAAGCTCAAGGACATCGAGACGCATCGCAGCCAGTACGAACGGCTCATCGAAGTCTTCAAGGCCCACGATATTCGCTATTTCTTCTATAACGGCGGCGGTGACAGTGCCGATACCTGCCTGAAGATCTCGCGTCTTTCCGAGCAGATGGGCTATCCGTTGCAGGCCATCCATGTGGCCAAGACCGTTGATAATGACCTGCCGATTACCGACAACTCTCCCGGCTTCGGTTCGGTAGCCAAATATATCGCGACATCGACGCGTGAAGCGGCCCTGGACATCGCCTCGATGTGCTCCACCTCCACCAAGGTGTTCATCCTGGAATCCATGGGCCGTCATGCCGGCTGGATTGCGGCAGCCGGCGCACTGGCCAGCGAAACCAACGATGGCCCGCCGCACATGATCCTGCTGCCGGAAGTGCCCTTCGACCGCCAGCGCGTCATGAGCCATATCGACGCGGCGGTCAAGAAACACGGCTACTGCGTGGTGGTGGTCTCCGAAGGCGCCCGCTATGAAGACGGCACCTTCCTGGCCGATGCCGGCAACACCGACGCCTTTGGTCATCGCCAGCTCGGCGGTGTCGCACCGACACTTGCCGGCATGGTCAAGCAGGATCTGGGCTACAAGTATCACTGGGCCGTGGCTGACTATCTCCAGCGTGCTGCGCGCCATCTGGCATCTGCTGTCGATGTTGAACAGGCCTACGCCGTGGGTCAGCGTGCCGTTGAATGCGCGCTTGAAGGCAAAAACGCCGTCATGCCCGCCATTCAACGTGACAGCGAAGAGCCCTACCGCTGGTCGATCATCGACGCACCGCTCGAGCAGGTCGCCAACCAGGAAAAGTTCATGCCGGCGGAATACATCCGTGAAGATGGCTTTGGCATCAATGATGCCGGTCGTCGCTATCTGCGCCCGCTGATTCAGGGAGAGGATTTCCCTCCGTTTGAAAACGGCCTGCCCAAGGTTGCTTCCCTGCGACTTGAGCGCATCGCCAAAAAGCTCCCGGAATACCACCTCTAA
- the accC gene encoding acetyl-CoA carboxylase biotin carboxylase subunit: protein MLEKVLIANRGEIALRILRACKELGIKTVAVHSKADRDLIHVRLADEAVCIGPAPSPASYLNIPALISAAEVTDATAIHPGYGFLSENANFAEQVERSGFVFVGPTADVIRLMGDKVSAIESMKKAGVPTVPGSDGPLPDNEAEILEIGRRIGFPVMIKAAAGGGGRGMRVVREESQLVSAVAVTKSEANAAFGSDVVYMEKYLERPRHVEVQVLADGQGNAIHLFDRDCSLQRRHQKVLEEAPAPHIDEKARENVLKACVDACLEINYRGAGTFEFLYENGEFFFIEMNTRVQVEHPVTEMVTGVDIVKEQLKIASGIPLSIRQEDVVANGHAFECRINAEDSRTFMPSPGKISFYHAPGGLGVRMDSHLYTGYTVPPNYDSLIGKLITWGENRESALTRMQNALDELLVEGIKTNTDLQKDLVRDSEFQRGGVNIHYLEKKLGLQ, encoded by the coding sequence ATGCTGGAAAAGGTACTGATCGCCAATCGCGGCGAAATCGCACTACGTATACTGCGCGCCTGCAAGGAGCTCGGTATCAAGACGGTGGCGGTCCATTCAAAGGCAGATCGTGACCTGATCCACGTCCGTCTCGCCGACGAAGCCGTCTGCATCGGGCCTGCGCCCTCCCCGGCCTCTTATCTCAACATCCCGGCGCTGATTTCAGCCGCCGAGGTGACAGATGCCACCGCCATCCATCCGGGCTATGGCTTTCTCTCCGAGAACGCCAACTTCGCCGAACAGGTCGAGCGCTCCGGGTTTGTCTTTGTAGGACCAACGGCTGACGTCATTCGCTTGATGGGTGACAAGGTCTCGGCCATCGAATCCATGAAAAAGGCCGGTGTTCCCACGGTTCCGGGCTCCGATGGTCCGCTGCCCGACAATGAGGCTGAAATCCTTGAGATCGGTCGCCGCATCGGCTTTCCGGTCATGATCAAGGCAGCTGCCGGCGGCGGCGGCCGTGGCATGCGAGTGGTTCGTGAAGAATCCCAGCTGGTATCGGCCGTAGCGGTAACCAAATCGGAAGCCAATGCTGCTTTTGGCAGCGATGTCGTCTACATGGAGAAGTATCTGGAGCGGCCTCGTCACGTTGAGGTACAGGTACTCGCCGACGGCCAGGGCAATGCCATCCATCTTTTCGATCGCGACTGCTCACTGCAGCGTCGTCATCAGAAGGTGCTCGAGGAAGCTCCGGCACCCCATATTGATGAAAAGGCCCGCGAGAACGTGCTCAAGGCCTGCGTGGATGCCTGTCTCGAAATCAATTACCGCGGCGCGGGCACCTTCGAGTTCCTGTACGAAAACGGCGAGTTCTTCTTTATCGAGATGAACACGCGCGTTCAGGTCGAGCACCCGGTCACCGAAATGGTCACCGGTGTGGACATCGTCAAGGAACAGCTCAAGATTGCCTCCGGCATTCCCCTGTCGATTCGCCAGGAAGATGTGGTGGCCAACGGGCATGCCTTCGAGTGTCGCATCAACGCCGAGGATTCGCGCACCTTCATGCCCTCGCCCGGCAAGATCAGCTTTTATCATGCGCCGGGCGGGCTGGGTGTACGCATGGATTCACACCTCTATACCGGCTATACGGTACCGCCCAACTATGACTCCCTGATCGGCAAGCTGATCACCTGGGGCGAGAACCGCGAAAGCGCTTTGACTCGCATGCAAAATGCGCTGGATGAGCTGCTGGTGGAGGGCATCAAGACCAATACCGATCTGCAAAAGGATCTGGTCCGTGATAGCGAATTCCAGCGCGGTGGCGTCAATATCCACTATCTGGAAAAGAAACTGGGCCTGCAATAA
- the fis gene encoding DNA-binding transcriptional regulator Fis, which translates to MTSHPLSDQPGETPIQLHQHPSQSRTLREAVDQAMSLYFSHLDGENVTDLYNMVMAEVEAPLLRSVMTHTRGNQTQASQMLGLNRGTLRKKLKQYDLI; encoded by the coding sequence ATGACTAGTCATCCATTGTCTGATCAACCGGGTGAAACCCCCATTCAGCTTCACCAGCATCCTTCTCAGTCGCGCACGCTGCGTGAAGCCGTTGATCAGGCCATGTCGCTTTATTTTTCCCATCTTGATGGTGAAAACGTAACCGACCTGTACAACATGGTCATGGCCGAAGTGGAAGCCCCGCTGCTGCGCTCGGTCATGACCCATACCCGCGGCAACCAGACCCAGGCCTCACAGATGCTGGGCCTTAACCGCGGAACACTGCGCAAGAAGCTCAAACAGTACGATCTGATCTGA
- the ppa gene encoding inorganic diphosphatase, whose amino-acid sequence MSFDKIPAGKDVPHDLFVAIEIPANHTPIKYEIDKDLDALLVDRFMPTPMFYPANYGFIPNTLADDGDPLDALVVTPYPVQPGCVIRARPVGILHMTDEAGEDAKLICVPHQKLSAAYDDIEEVTDLPELLRQQIAHFFENYKDLEKGKWVKIDTWGDKAAAIKAIEKSIDAFQKESH is encoded by the coding sequence ATGAGTTTCGACAAGATCCCCGCCGGCAAGGATGTTCCCCACGATTTGTTCGTGGCGATTGAAATTCCTGCCAACCATACGCCAATCAAGTATGAAATCGACAAGGATCTCGACGCGCTGCTGGTCGATCGTTTCATGCCGACCCCGATGTTCTACCCGGCCAACTATGGCTTTATCCCCAATACTCTGGCCGACGACGGGGATCCGCTGGACGCACTGGTCGTCACGCCCTACCCGGTACAGCCTGGCTGCGTCATCCGTGCACGCCCGGTAGGCATCCTGCACATGACCGATGAAGCCGGCGAAGATGCCAAGCTGATCTGCGTACCGCACCAGAAGCTTTCTGCCGCCTACGACGATATCGAAGAAGTCACCGACCTGCCCGAGCTGCTGCGTCAGCAGATTGCTCATTTCTTCGAGAACTACAAGGATCTCGAAAAGGGCAAGTGGGTCAAGATCGACACATGGGGCGACAAGGCAGCCGCCATCAAGGCCATCGAAAAATCCATTGATGCTTTCCAGAAGGAAAGTCACTGA
- the prmA gene encoding 50S ribosomal protein L11 methyltransferase — protein sequence MAWLQLKAHIAPEYAELLEELLTDEGAQAITLEDAVDDPVFEPERGTTPLWNQTVLTGLYDDLEGVSDMIARVREHWASVAGDEPCPEIEYEVLEDRDWSREWMDGFEPMKMGQRLWIVPSWFDPPETDAVNLMLDPGLAFGTGTHPTTALCLQWLDELAVAGELEHKRLIDIGCGSGILAIAALKLGVAHAVGTDIDPQALLASRDNAGRNDIAEQDFDLYLPEQAPNDRFDVVVANILAGPLVELAPMIAGHVVPGGRLALSGILSHQANDILDAYRDQGLHMNEPREREGWVCVEGYRPAESV from the coding sequence ATGGCCTGGCTTCAACTCAAGGCGCACATCGCGCCGGAATACGCCGAACTGCTCGAAGAGCTTCTGACCGATGAAGGCGCTCAGGCCATTACGCTTGAAGATGCCGTGGATGATCCGGTCTTCGAACCCGAGCGCGGCACCACCCCCTTGTGGAATCAAACCGTTCTGACCGGTCTCTATGACGATCTGGAAGGCGTCAGCGACATGATCGCCCGAGTGCGAGAGCACTGGGCCAGCGTTGCTGGTGATGAGCCCTGCCCCGAGATTGAATACGAAGTGCTTGAGGATCGCGACTGGAGCCGCGAGTGGATGGACGGCTTTGAACCCATGAAAATGGGCCAAAGGCTATGGATCGTACCCAGCTGGTTCGACCCGCCGGAAACGGATGCCGTCAATCTGATGCTGGACCCGGGCCTGGCCTTCGGGACCGGCACACACCCGACCACCGCCCTTTGTCTTCAGTGGCTTGACGAGCTGGCCGTAGCCGGTGAGCTGGAGCATAAGCGCCTGATCGACATTGGTTGCGGCTCGGGCATTCTGGCCATCGCGGCACTCAAGCTCGGCGTGGCTCATGCCGTGGGCACCGATATAGATCCGCAGGCACTGCTGGCCAGCCGCGACAATGCCGGTCGCAATGACATTGCCGAGCAGGATTTCGATCTTTATCTGCCCGAACAGGCACCCAATGATCGCTTTGACGTAGTGGTGGCCAATATTCTGGCCGGACCGCTGGTCGAACTGGCGCCCATGATTGCAGGTCATGTCGTTCCGGGCGGACGCCTGGCACTCTCGGGCATTCTGTCGCACCAGGCCAATGATATTCTTGATGCCTATCGCGATCAGGGACTTCACATGAACGAGCCGCGCGAGCGCGAGGGCTGGGTTTGTGTCGAAGGCTATCGCCCGGCCGAGTCCGTCTGA